One genomic window of Halanaerobium saccharolyticum subsp. saccharolyticum DSM 6643 includes the following:
- a CDS encoding MATE family efflux transporter, which produces MYKDEKTRKLAETPIPKLLTEMSIPAIIGMLVTAVYNIVDTIFVGRIGTEAIGAVTIAFPLFMVISAIGLSFGIGSASFISRLLGEDNKAMANRVSTTSIITTFILGIIMAAGGLYYLKPLLRLFGATDVIMPYAVNYTAIIILGSIFTMSNMNMNNMVRAEGSARMSMIALSTGALLNIILDPILIFTFKMGIAGASTATVIAQAVSTLILIAFYKSDKSVLDFKIREFSPSLSIYTEIMKIGVPTLIRQLLSSVAMTVLNNMAAVYGAAVVASVGIINRVFSFGFFVIAGFTQGFQPVAGFNFGAKKIERLKDSIKVTIKRTTLFGILLFIIFFFFNGQVISIFSQDPEVIEIAAAGLKLYALVLPLLGFAITINTLFQALGHGVPATILSLSRQGFFFIPAIILLSKSFGRRGLFMAQPVADGLTSILTAVLFIYVYQEIKELETAEAKKTVKKSQLKYDKESA; this is translated from the coding sequence ATGTACAAAGATGAAAAAACAAGAAAACTTGCTGAAACACCGATACCTAAATTATTGACAGAAATGTCTATTCCTGCGATAATAGGAATGTTAGTCACAGCAGTTTACAATATTGTTGATACAATTTTTGTGGGAAGAATAGGAACTGAAGCGATTGGAGCTGTAACAATTGCTTTCCCCTTATTTATGGTAATATCAGCTATTGGTTTAAGCTTTGGTATTGGTTCAGCCTCATTTATTTCTCGATTATTAGGAGAAGATAATAAAGCAATGGCTAATCGAGTTTCTACAACTTCGATTATTACAACCTTTATTTTAGGTATTATAATGGCAGCAGGTGGTTTATATTATTTAAAACCACTGCTCAGACTCTTTGGTGCAACTGATGTAATTATGCCATATGCAGTAAACTACACTGCTATTATTATTTTGGGTTCGATTTTTACAATGAGTAATATGAACATGAATAATATGGTTCGAGCAGAAGGTAGTGCCAGAATGAGTATGATTGCTTTAAGTACAGGAGCTCTTTTAAATATAATTTTAGATCCAATTTTGATTTTTACTTTTAAGATGGGCATTGCAGGAGCTTCTACAGCAACAGTTATTGCACAGGCTGTATCAACCTTGATCTTAATTGCTTTTTATAAATCGGATAAAAGTGTGCTTGATTTTAAAATAAGAGAATTCAGTCCTTCACTTTCAATATATACTGAAATAATGAAAATAGGAGTTCCAACTTTAATTAGACAGCTTTTAAGTAGTGTTGCAATGACAGTATTAAATAATATGGCTGCTGTTTATGGTGCTGCAGTTGTTGCTTCTGTAGGAATTATTAACCGTGTATTTTCTTTTGGTTTTTTTGTAATTGCAGGATTCACTCAGGGATTTCAGCCGGTTGCAGGTTTTAATTTTGGTGCCAAAAAAATTGAGAGACTTAAGGATTCAATTAAAGTGACAATTAAGAGAACAACCCTTTTTGGTATTTTGTTATTTATTATTTTCTTTTTCTTTAACGGGCAGGTAATCAGTATTTTCAGTCAGGACCCTGAAGTTATAGAAATTGCTGCTGCAGGTTTAAAACTTTATGCTCTTGTTTTACCGCTGCTCGGATTTGCAATAACAATTAATACTTTATTTCAGGCTTTAGGTCATGGAGTTCCAGCAACTATTTTATCTCTATCAAGGCAGGGTTTTTTCTTTATTCCAGCAATCATATTACTTTCTAAATCTTTTGGAAGGCGAGGCTTATTTATGGCACAGCCAGTAGCTGATGGATTAACCTCAATTTTAACAGCAGTACTTTTTATTTATGTTTATCAAGAAATCAAAGAACTGGAAACAGCAGAAGCTAAAAAAACGGTAAAAAAAAGCCAATTAAAATATGATAAAGAAAGTGCTTAA
- a CDS encoding S41 family peptidase translates to MKKIVLVFLMILIICSSLVSAVEFTKEEWLQDLNYLEKELPARHKNLFFKLKKEEFKSELEKIKADLPKLSNLDISLRLAELFTKIGDSHTAVDNTRFFKKYYPVYFKKFADGYRVRAVDKKYKEILGAKLISINGYSPSDLKNKFSSLITADNQYALEYKLTSFLNLKEVLSYLEIIDQKNEFIFNEGDSQLKISFAAKNIENIYKNADDLIYLDYQNNIALSNSNKLFWSKYLETEKILYFQYNSCWSRELAKKHKRPKPELPSFSEQKNKIFHSIENKEIEKFVIDLRHNSGGDSRQGTQFAAELNKYKDQFDTYVIIGPNTFSSAIINALDFKNQLDAYLIGTATMGKPNHFGEVRAFNLPNTDLKVSYSTKYFKLLENIDPDALYPDITVETGFEDFLNGRDTVLKLITTID, encoded by the coding sequence ATGAAAAAGATAGTTTTGGTATTTCTAATGATTTTAATAATTTGCAGCAGTTTAGTATCTGCAGTAGAATTTACAAAAGAAGAATGGCTGCAGGATCTCAATTATTTAGAAAAAGAGCTGCCTGCCCGTCATAAAAATTTATTTTTCAAGCTTAAAAAAGAAGAATTTAAAAGTGAATTAGAAAAAATCAAAGCTGATTTACCAAAACTTTCTAATCTTGACATTAGTTTAAGATTGGCAGAACTGTTTACTAAAATTGGAGATAGTCATACTGCTGTTGATAATACTCGGTTTTTTAAAAAATATTATCCAGTTTATTTTAAAAAGTTTGCTGATGGCTATCGAGTTAGAGCAGTAGATAAAAAATATAAGGAGATTTTAGGGGCAAAATTAATTTCAATTAACGGTTATAGTCCATCAGATTTAAAAAATAAATTTTCTTCACTAATCACAGCTGATAATCAATATGCGTTAGAATATAAACTCACTTCATTTCTAAATTTAAAAGAAGTTTTAAGTTATTTAGAGATTATTGATCAAAAAAATGAGTTTATTTTTAATGAAGGTGATAGTCAGCTTAAAATTTCATTTGCAGCAAAAAATATTGAAAATATTTATAAAAATGCTGATGATTTAATTTATCTAGATTATCAAAATAATATTGCCCTTTCAAATTCAAATAAATTATTTTGGTCTAAGTATCTAGAAACAGAAAAAATATTATATTTCCAATATAATAGCTGCTGGAGCAGAGAGTTGGCAAAAAAACATAAGCGGCCTAAGCCAGAATTACCATCTTTTTCTGAGCAAAAAAATAAAATCTTTCATTCTATTGAAAATAAAGAAATTGAAAAATTTGTAATTGACTTAAGACATAATTCTGGAGGAGACTCAAGGCAGGGGACTCAATTTGCAGCTGAATTAAATAAATACAAAGATCAATTTGATACTTATGTTATTATTGGCCCTAATACATTTTCATCAGCAATAATCAATGCTCTTGATTTTAAGAATCAACTTGATGCTTATTTAATTGGTACAGCTACTATGGGAAAACCTAATCATTTTGGAGAAGTAAGGGCTTTTAATCTTCCTAATACTGATCTAAAAGTTAGTTATTCCACTAAATATTTTAAATTACTCGAAAATATTGACCCCGATGCTCTTTATCCAGATATTACTGTAGAAACAGGATTTGAAGATTTTTTAAATGGTAGAGATACAGTTTTAAAACTAATTACTACTATAGATTAA
- a CDS encoding MFS transporter, whose protein sequence is MLKYQANSDENNLEIKSDKREDLNLILFLSGKTISLFGSAIYAFVVGLYLLRTTSSAFSFALNLALYTIPVVLFNPIAGVIADRFNKKILVVGSDLINGIFLSLIYLALTNFSFNLYILYFSTFVMTSLTVFFDIALESAKPSLVRESALVKINSQARVIESLSHILGPLLGGVIYSFINLEGFILINALSFLISALIEYFIDYHYNRQSEKGREDNKNLGTFIFRLKEGFYYIFRSKKLKSLVYIFVALNFFFNFTLIVPLPYLMNTIWKINPDKYGLIQAAFPVGMITGALLTEKIMDQIGYNILIRNIALISAVGVTAFAVPIILFQNTPGENLILIYYSFLMFLSGISVAWIDVPANVIIQKIVPHNILGRVLSVKMSIIKIIVPAALLISSFMIKVLEVEYLIITGAAVFLSFNLIFFNSKLGKEFIKNK, encoded by the coding sequence ATGCTAAAATATCAAGCTAATAGTGACGAAAATAATCTAGAAATTAAAAGTGATAAGAGAGAAGATTTAAATTTAATACTCTTTTTATCTGGTAAAACAATTTCTTTATTTGGGTCTGCCATTTATGCTTTTGTAGTTGGTCTTTATTTATTAAGAACCACTTCTTCTGCTTTTTCATTTGCTCTCAACTTAGCTTTATATACCATTCCTGTTGTTTTATTTAATCCAATTGCTGGTGTAATAGCAGACAGATTTAATAAAAAGATTCTAGTTGTTGGCTCCGATTTGATTAATGGCATATTTCTTTCTCTAATCTATCTGGCTCTAACTAATTTTTCTTTTAATCTATATATTCTTTATTTCAGCACCTTTGTGATGACAAGTTTAACAGTATTTTTTGATATTGCTTTAGAATCAGCCAAGCCCAGTCTGGTTAGAGAATCTGCTCTGGTGAAAATTAATTCTCAAGCTCGGGTTATAGAATCTTTATCTCATATTTTAGGACCACTGCTGGGGGGAGTAATTTATAGTTTTATTAATTTGGAAGGTTTTATCTTAATTAATGCCCTATCTTTTTTGATTTCTGCTCTGATAGAATATTTTATCGACTATCATTATAATCGGCAGTCAGAGAAGGGGAGAGAAGATAATAAAAACTTAGGCACTTTTATTTTTAGATTAAAAGAAGGATTTTATTACATTTTTAGATCAAAAAAATTAAAATCCTTAGTTTATATCTTTGTCGCCTTAAATTTCTTTTTTAACTTTACTCTAATTGTCCCGCTGCCTTATTTAATGAATACAATCTGGAAAATTAATCCTGATAAATATGGTTTAATTCAGGCAGCATTTCCAGTTGGGATGATAACCGGGGCTTTATTAACTGAAAAAATAATGGACCAAATAGGCTACAATATTTTAATCAGAAATATTGCTCTGATTTCAGCAGTTGGAGTAACAGCATTTGCAGTGCCCATCATTCTTTTTCAAAATACTCCCGGTGAAAATTTAATTTTGATCTATTATAGTTTTTTGATGTTTCTTAGCGGTATTTCAGTGGCCTGGATAGATGTGCCGGCAAATGTAATTATTCAAAAAATAGTACCTCATAATATACTGGGCCGAGTTTTAAGTGTTAAAATGAGTATAATTAAGATAATTGTTCCAGCTGCACTACTGATTTCTTCCTTTATGATTAAAGTGCTTGAAGTTGAATATCTGATCATCACTGGTGCGGCAGTCTTTTTAAGCTTTAATCTTATATTTTTTAATTCTAAACTTGGAAAAGAATTCATTAAAAATAAATAA
- a CDS encoding MerR family transcriptional regulator yields the protein MKIKEFSNNFDLSYDTIRYYMKLNLINPQKVGGHYEFDLEDQNDMAEILKLKEMEFSLDEIKEILSFKRIGRLSNYQKNSYYQNLYQEKIKKIENRIINLKDAKKALNTHLKRLKKENNEKQNDLSLNLNSLNLFACPVCGSDLTLSAKEIENNRIHQGSLNCSCGEKILIRDGILYTKEIYDSENKEEIFEADSIHHITDYINETDSEFMDQSYQSLEWLKNRIDYSNLESKTILEPGSGYGLLIRNIYDQLPENAIYICVEHKPELNRYLKSLLELSAAGPEIIFLTAELPNLPLKENSLDYLIDYSGISNYSFHNQGFLPELLLKYFKDHFMMTAIFIIYHKFGEKNIVARNYRDYFIYSNIRSKLKEMKFEFLDEYKSEIKKIDTSIGKYEEFAQIGDQIYSYQLHAKK from the coding sequence ATGAAAATTAAAGAATTTTCAAATAACTTTGATTTAAGTTATGATACTATTCGCTATTATATGAAATTAAACTTGATTAATCCTCAGAAAGTAGGTGGCCATTATGAATTCGATCTGGAAGATCAAAATGATATGGCTGAAATACTAAAATTAAAGGAGATGGAGTTTTCTTTAGATGAGATTAAAGAAATTTTAAGTTTTAAGCGAATAGGTAGGTTGAGCAACTATCAAAAAAACAGCTATTATCAAAATCTCTATCAGGAAAAAATTAAAAAGATAGAAAATAGAATTATTAATTTAAAAGATGCAAAAAAAGCACTAAATACTCATCTAAAAAGATTAAAAAAAGAAAATAATGAGAAACAAAATGATCTCAGTTTAAATTTAAATTCCCTCAATCTCTTTGCCTGTCCAGTTTGCGGTTCTGATTTAACTTTATCAGCAAAAGAAATTGAAAATAACAGAATTCACCAGGGGAGCCTTAACTGCAGCTGTGGAGAAAAGATTCTAATACGTGATGGAATATTATATACAAAAGAAATCTATGATTCGGAAAATAAGGAAGAAATATTTGAAGCAGATTCAATTCATCATATAACTGATTATATCAATGAAACTGATTCTGAATTTATGGATCAATCATATCAGAGTCTAGAGTGGTTGAAAAATAGAATTGATTATTCTAATTTAGAAAGCAAAACCATTTTAGAACCCGGTTCTGGTTATGGACTTTTAATCAGAAATATCTATGATCAGCTTCCTGAAAATGCTATTTATATTTGTGTTGAACATAAGCCAGAATTGAATAGATATCTTAAGTCATTATTAGAATTATCAGCTGCTGGACCGGAAATAATTTTCTTAACAGCAGAACTGCCTAACTTACCACTTAAAGAAAATTCACTTGATTATTTAATTGATTATTCAGGGATTTCGAATTATTCTTTTCATAATCAAGGATTTTTGCCGGAATTATTACTGAAATATTTTAAGGACCATTTTATGATGACAGCAATTTTTATAATTTATCATAAATTTGGAGAAAAAAATATTGTTGCCAGAAATTACAGGGATTATTTTATCTATTCAAATATTAGATCAAAATTAAAAGAAATGAAATTTGAATTTTTAGATGAATATAAATCGGAAATTAAAAAAATAGATACTTCAATAGGGAAATACGAAGAGTTTGCTCAAATTGGAGATCAAATTTATTCCTATCAACTGCACGCTAAAAAGTAG
- a CDS encoding TetR/AcrR family transcriptional regulator: MPKIIENLDEEISKTALALFRDNSYQNVSMRKIASEVGIAVGTLYNYYPNKWELYIEVFEESWRETYEILISNCKKLNNDYLINYLEIISEEMQNKKPIVKELFRFIINDLELDKTEQKEKINRVRFPKVLINQIYELFISILEKEFKIELEKDDPNLYRLFTMIQTDIPLLQQNFEKESDNLQFLYDVINSYVVKKFDS, encoded by the coding sequence ATGCCTAAAATTATTGAAAACTTAGATGAGGAAATATCTAAAACTGCATTAGCATTATTTAGAGATAATTCATATCAAAATGTTAGTATGCGTAAAATTGCATCTGAAGTAGGAATAGCGGTAGGTACATTATATAACTATTACCCAAACAAATGGGAACTTTATATAGAAGTATTTGAAGAAAGTTGGCGTGAAACTTATGAAATTCTAATAAGCAACTGCAAAAAGTTAAATAATGATTATTTAATTAATTATCTAGAAATCATAAGTGAAGAGATGCAAAACAAAAAGCCAATTGTTAAAGAGCTTTTCAGATTCATTATTAATGACTTAGAACTAGACAAAACAGAACAGAAAGAAAAAATAAATAGAGTTCGTTTTCCAAAAGTATTGATCAATCAGATTTACGAACTATTTATTTCTATTTTAGAGAAAGAATTTAAAATAGAATTAGAAAAAGATGATCCAAACTTATACCGCCTTTTTACCATGATTCAAACTGATATTCCACTGCTGCAGCAAAATTTTGAAAAAGAGAGTGATAATCTTCAATTTTTATATGATGTAATAAACTCTTATGTAGTTAAAAAGTTTGATTCTTAA
- a CDS encoding citrate synthase produces the protein MDTKDWLIRDLKEDWLEERAVRVEEVNKIGKKYYKQYDIKQGLRNSDGTGVVVGFTKIGSVHGYTYCDGVKTSIEGKLFYRDIEIEELVKNTGEFGFESIVYLLLFGEMPDEEELKKFNAILDGFRKLPTHFTENTILKSPSRDVMNKLQRAILVLYSYDEKPDCLDIDRILIQSLKLIARFPTIISYGFQAKAHYFDDQSLYLHNPKNELGTAANILHMIRANNEYTQLEKDTLDLLLILHAEHGGGNNSAFTTHVVSSSGTDTYSAVGAAVGSLKGPKHGGANLRVKAMVDNIKDNLDNYSDKKELKKYLKKILKGEVFDQKGLIYGMGHAVYTKSDPRAVILKRKSKELAAAKGRLQEFELYDNIESLTKEIFKEERGEDCEICANVDLYSGFVYQLLNIPEELFTPLFATARVASWCAHRIEQLVSDHKIIRPAYKSLKNEEKCTIR, from the coding sequence GTGGATACTAAAGATTGGTTAATCAGAGATTTAAAAGAAGATTGGCTTGAGGAGAGAGCAGTTAGAGTAGAAGAGGTTAACAAAATTGGTAAAAAATATTATAAACAATATGATATTAAGCAGGGGCTTAGAAATTCAGATGGGACTGGAGTAGTTGTTGGCTTTACTAAAATTGGTTCAGTTCACGGCTATACTTATTGTGATGGGGTTAAGACTTCCATTGAGGGGAAACTATTCTACAGAGATATAGAAATCGAGGAGTTAGTAAAAAATACAGGAGAGTTTGGTTTTGAGAGTATAGTTTATCTATTATTATTTGGGGAAATGCCTGATGAGGAAGAATTGAAGAAATTTAATGCGATTTTAGATGGTTTTAGAAAATTACCGACACATTTTACTGAAAATACAATTTTGAAAAGTCCTAGTAGAGACGTAATGAACAAACTTCAGCGAGCAATACTTGTTCTTTATTCTTATGATGAAAAGCCTGATTGTCTTGATATTGATAGAATTTTAATTCAAAGTTTAAAGTTAATTGCCAGATTTCCAACAATTATATCTTATGGTTTTCAGGCTAAAGCACATTACTTTGATGATCAGAGTTTATATCTACATAATCCGAAAAACGAACTGGGGACAGCTGCTAATATCTTACATATGATTAGAGCTAATAATGAATATACTCAGCTTGAAAAAGATACACTGGATTTATTGTTAATTTTACATGCTGAACATGGTGGAGGTAATAACTCTGCTTTTACAACCCATGTTGTTTCTTCAAGTGGTACTGATACATATTCTGCTGTTGGCGCAGCTGTGGGGAGTCTTAAAGGACCCAAACATGGTGGTGCTAATCTAAGAGTGAAAGCCATGGTAGATAACATTAAAGATAATCTTGATAATTATTCAGATAAAAAAGAGTTAAAAAAATATTTGAAAAAAATCTTAAAAGGCGAAGTTTTTGATCAAAAAGGTCTGATTTATGGGATGGGTCATGCTGTTTATACAAAAAGTGATCCCAGAGCTGTGATTTTGAAAAGAAAATCAAAAGAATTAGCTGCAGCCAAAGGCAGACTGCAGGAATTTGAACTCTATGATAATATTGAAAGTTTAACCAAAGAAATATTTAAAGAAGAACGGGGAGAAGATTGTGAAATATGTGCAAATGTAGATCTTTATTCTGGTTTTGTCTACCAATTATTAAATATTCCAGAAGAATTATTTACTCCTTTATTTGCTACAGCTAGAGTTGCCAGTTGGTGTGCTCATCGAATTGAGCAGTTAGTTAGTGACCATAAGATAATTCGTCCGGCATATAAGTCATTGAAAAATGAAGAAAAATGTACAATTAGATAA
- a CDS encoding homoserine dehydrogenase codes for MLKLGILGLGTVGSGVVKILEKNAENIKNKVGTEVKIIKILVNNLDKERDIEIDKNLLTDNAEDIINNPEIDIVVELIGGEQPAYDYIMRSIENGKSIVTANKLVIAKYGKRIFRKADENDAQVCYEGSVAGGLPIIRPLQNSLAANRIEKIYGILNGTTNYILTDMSKNKKDFDESLKNAQDLGFAEADPSSDIDGHDAAYKITILSSLAFERFVDVRDVYVEGIREIKSTDLELAHEMGYVIKLLAIAKNGNDGVDIRVHPAFIPEDHPIAMINGTYNCVYLHGDAVGQVMSTARGAGQMPTGSAVTADIIQVAKDINYNQREVQRMDSFLESNVTKIDEIENSFYLRLEVEDKPGVMAHIAKIFGDNNVSLASVLQKQKDNPVVPLVFITHHVKEKDLEKSLNEIKELDDVIEIKSVIRVENDI; via the coding sequence TTGCTTAAATTAGGTATTTTAGGATTAGGAACAGTTGGTAGTGGAGTAGTGAAGATTTTAGAAAAAAATGCTGAAAATATTAAAAATAAGGTTGGAACTGAGGTTAAAATTATAAAAATATTGGTTAACAACCTTGATAAAGAAAGAGATATTGAAATTGATAAAAATTTATTAACTGACAATGCTGAAGACATTATTAATAATCCAGAGATTGATATTGTTGTAGAATTAATTGGTGGTGAACAGCCAGCATATGATTATATTATGCGGTCAATAGAAAATGGTAAAAGCATTGTAACAGCTAATAAACTTGTAATTGCAAAATATGGGAAAAGAATATTTAGAAAAGCTGATGAAAATGATGCACAGGTTTGTTACGAAGGAAGTGTGGCGGGAGGACTTCCAATTATAAGACCGCTTCAGAATTCCCTCGCTGCTAATAGAATAGAAAAAATTTATGGTATTTTAAATGGAACCACAAATTATATTTTAACAGATATGAGTAAAAACAAAAAAGACTTTGATGAATCATTAAAAAATGCTCAAGATCTTGGTTTTGCAGAAGCAGATCCCAGTTCAGATATAGATGGTCATGATGCAGCTTATAAAATAACTATTTTATCTTCGCTTGCTTTTGAAAGATTTGTAGATGTGAGAGATGTTTATGTTGAGGGTATTAGAGAGATTAAAAGTACTGATTTAGAGCTGGCACACGAAATGGGATATGTAATTAAACTTTTAGCAATTGCTAAAAATGGAAATGATGGTGTAGATATCAGGGTTCATCCAGCTTTTATCCCTGAAGATCATCCGATTGCTATGATTAATGGTACATATAACTGTGTTTATCTCCATGGTGATGCAGTTGGTCAGGTAATGTCTACAGCTAGAGGCGCAGGCCAGATGCCTACAGGAAGTGCTGTAACTGCTGATATTATTCAGGTTGCAAAAGATATTAATTATAATCAGCGCGAAGTTCAGAGAATGGATTCATTTTTAGAAAGTAATGTAACGAAGATTGATGAAATAGAAAATAGTTTTTATCTGCGTCTTGAAGTTGAGGATAAACCTGGAGTTATGGCTCATATTGCTAAAATTTTTGGTGACAATAATGTTAGTTTGGCTTCAGTTCTTCAGAAACAAAAAGATAATCCGGTTGTACCTTTAGTTTTTATTACTCATCATGTTAAGGAAAAAGATTTGGAAAAATCATTAAATGAAATTAAAGAGCTGGATGATGTAATTGAAATAAAAAGTGTTATCAGAGTAGAAAATGATATTTAA
- a CDS encoding C1 family peptidase, with amino-acid sequence MNRQRIDQKNLEDFSTYFNKRENSEIIANAVIKNGINDTALNNESVKKMHYDFSEEIDVGKVTNQEKSGRCWMFAALNNIRYSISKDLNIKDHDFELSEAYTMFWDKLEKANYFLENIISTVDLELDSRRVMWLLNEPTNDGGQWDMFTALIEKYGIIPKYTMPESYHSSNSRYMNKILSLKLRDLAKSLRKDFKLGADKESLREEKESMLAEIYSILAYFLGEPPQEFDFEYKDKDGKFYRDSGLSPLEFYNKYSKVKMTDYVSIINAPTNDKPFDQTYTVEFLGNVKEGQQIHYLNLPIEKLIDYSTAQLKDGEPVWFGCDVGQWSDRDLGIMDTELFNYQDLLDTKFSLDKGQRLQYGESILTHAMVFTGVNINDQNQAERWKVQNSWGEKVGEDGFFIMSNDWFKEFNYEVVINKKYLSEADLKSYQKDPVVLKPWDPMGSLAKK; translated from the coding sequence ATGAATAGACAGAGAATTGATCAGAAAAATTTAGAAGATTTTTCGACTTATTTTAACAAGAGAGAAAACAGTGAAATTATTGCCAATGCTGTAATTAAAAATGGGATTAACGACACTGCTCTTAATAATGAATCTGTTAAAAAAATGCATTATGATTTTTCGGAAGAAATTGATGTTGGTAAGGTAACTAATCAGGAAAAAAGTGGTCGCTGCTGGATGTTTGCGGCTTTAAACAATATCCGTTATAGTATTTCCAAGGATTTAAATATCAAGGACCATGATTTTGAATTATCAGAAGCCTACACAATGTTTTGGGATAAACTTGAAAAAGCAAATTATTTTCTAGAAAATATTATTTCAACAGTAGATCTTGAACTTGACAGCCGCCGAGTAATGTGGCTTTTAAATGAACCAACAAATGATGGTGGTCAGTGGGATATGTTTACAGCATTAATCGAAAAATATGGAATCATACCTAAATATACAATGCCAGAAAGTTATCACAGCAGTAATTCTCGGTACATGAATAAAATTTTAAGTTTGAAATTAAGAGATCTGGCCAAAAGTTTAAGAAAAGATTTTAAACTAGGGGCAGATAAGGAAAGTTTAAGAGAAGAAAAAGAATCTATGCTGGCTGAAATATATTCTATACTTGCTTACTTTTTAGGTGAGCCTCCACAGGAGTTTGATTTTGAGTATAAAGATAAAGATGGGAAATTTTATCGTGATAGTGGATTAAGTCCGTTAGAGTTTTATAATAAGTATTCTAAAGTTAAGATGACTGACTATGTGAGTATTATTAACGCTCCCACAAATGATAAGCCCTTTGATCAAACTTATACAGTAGAATTTTTGGGTAACGTAAAAGAGGGACAGCAGATTCATTATTTAAACCTGCCGATTGAAAAACTAATTGATTACAGTACAGCCCAATTAAAAGATGGTGAACCAGTCTGGTTTGGCTGTGATGTTGGTCAGTGGTCTGATAGAGATTTAGGAATAATGGATACAGAGTTATTTAATTATCAAGATCTTTTAGACACTAAATTTTCATTAGATAAGGGTCAGCGACTGCAGTATGGAGAAAGTATTTTAACTCATGCGATGGTCTTTACAGGTGTAAATATTAATGATCAGAATCAGGCTGAACGCTGGAAAGTTCAAAACAGCTGGGGAGAAAAAGTTGGTGAAGATGGATTTTTCATTATGAGTAATGACTGGTTTAAAGAATTCAACTATGAAGTAGTTATTAATAAAAAATATTTATCTGAAGCTGATCTAAAATCATATCAAAAAGATCCTGTTGTCTTAAAACCATGGGATCCAATGGGATCATTAGCTAAAAAATAA
- a CDS encoding SatD family protein, giving the protein MNKYITIKGDIIKSKKVDNFREVFAEKVDRINYPEAVISKFEIVKGDEIQGIFNENLNLIDFLRELRAVLLPLKIRLAITITEVEPGKYPENKKDLFNETEKILDFIGQNRKFKSYISTDNELINKSLNSALLLIDKIKFSWHQKECLIYNNYAQNKNLEFLEEKFDCEIHKLEKLADNLAFDELYITEHNLMEILSVFINN; this is encoded by the coding sequence ATGAATAAATACATAACAATCAAAGGGGATATTATTAAGTCCAAGAAGGTTGATAATTTTAGAGAAGTCTTTGCAGAAAAAGTTGATAGAATAAATTATCCTGAGGCTGTAATAAGTAAATTTGAAATAGTTAAGGGAGATGAAATTCAGGGAATATTTAATGAAAATTTAAATCTCATTGATTTTTTAAGAGAGTTAAGAGCAGTTTTATTACCATTGAAAATAAGGTTGGCAATTACTATTACTGAAGTTGAGCCTGGTAAATATCCTGAAAATAAAAAAGACCTATTTAATGAAACTGAAAAGATATTAGATTTCATTGGTCAAAATAGAAAATTCAAAAGTTATATTTCAACAGATAACGAATTAATAAATAAAAGTTTAAATAGTGCACTACTTTTAATAGATAAAATTAAATTCTCCTGGCATCAAAAAGAATGCTTAATATATAATAACTATGCTCAAAATAAAAATCTCGAATTTTTAGAAGAAAAATTTGATTGTGAGATACATAAATTAGAAAAATTGGCAGACAACTTAGCTTTTGACGAATTATATATAACCGAGCATAATTTAATGGAAATTTTAAGTGTTTTTATTAATAATTAA